The Kazachstania africana CBS 2517 chromosome 8, complete genome genome contains a region encoding:
- the KAFR0H00940 gene encoding PHO88 family protein (similar to Saccharomyces cerevisiae PHO88 (YBR106W); ancestral locus Anc_3.355), whose protein sequence is MNPQLVNILITLTMMLLSRFIDMEQPTIKFSIRILYTVSIAFALIAYYLTKRNIQKENNLQILKYVKSGSTIFEEKETLEVTTIKDYDLGEVNSSLKSLYSGAAFMLFMHLYMGYTNPLFMQFIPAVKGAIEHNEVKIHLFEKAPIGELKRPFKAAPMFGGMTSGPESKTDRKSIEELERAGNGGIKRD, encoded by the coding sequence ATGAATCCTCAATTGgttaatattttgattacTCTTACTATGATGTTACTTTCTCGTTTCATCGACATGGAGCAACCAACAATAAAGTTCAGTATCCGTATCTTGTATACCGTTTCCATAGCATTTGCCTTAATTGCTTACTATTTAACGAAGAGAAATATCCAAAAGGAAAACAACCtgcaaattttgaaatacgTCAAGAGTGGTTCTACcatctttgaagaaaaggaaacgTTAGAGGTTACCACTATCAAGGATTATGATCTAGGAGAAGTTAACTCTTCTTTGAAGTCCTTGTACTCAGGTGCCGCCTTCATGTTATTCATGCATTTATATATGGGCTATACTAACCCATTGTTCATGCAATTCATTCCTGCTGTGAAAGGTGCCATTGAACACAATGAAGTCAAAATCCATCTTTTCGAAAAGGCTCCAATTGGAGAATTGAAGAGACCATTCAAAGCTGCCCCAATGTTTGGTGGTATGACTTCTGGTCCAGAATCAAAAACTGATAGAAAATCCATCGAAGAATTGGAAAGAGCTGGTAACGGTGGTATTAAACGCGATTGA
- the KAFR0H00900 gene encoding uncharacterized protein (similar to Saccharomyces cerevisiae CMD1 (YBR109C); ancestral locus Anc_3.360), producing the protein MTAKLTNDQIRQYKEAFDLFDTDHSGSISATELATVMRSLGLNPDESEVEDLINEIDIDGNHEIEFNEFLTLMARQTDSGDSTQELIDAFKVFDKNGDGLISFSELKQVFKSVGEDMSEEDMEQMFQDVTNGSNVMTLSQFMTIFSK; encoded by the coding sequence ATGACTGCAAAACTGACAAATGATCAGATTAGGCAATATAAGGAAGCTTTTGATTTGTTTGACACAGATCACAGCGGTTCTATTTCAGCTACCGAGTTAGCTACCGTGATGAGGTCTCTTGGCTTAAATCCCGATGAATCAGAAGTAGAAGACttgataaatgaaataGACATTGACGGAAACcatgaaattgaatttaatgagTTTTTAACATTGATGGCACGACAAACGGATAGCGGCGATTCTACACAAGAATTAATAGATGCCTTTAAGGTATTCGATAAGAATGGAGACGGTTTAATATCCTTTTCGGAGTTGAAACAAGTGTTTAAATCAGTCGGCGAAGATATGTCTGAAGAGGATATGGAACAAATGTTTCAAGATGTAACTAATGGTTCCAACGTGATGACGTTATCACAGTTTATGACAATATTCTCCAAATAG
- the MED1 gene encoding Med1p (similar to Saccharomyces cerevisiae MED1 (YPR070W); ancestral locus Anc_3.364) — MAVDSYVQTLGEIVELFKEYKPGSITLDNITKLCQTLGLESFTEEIDSEVSRLSTASKIIVIDIDFNNNEERVKDVKLVLASSFDDFDYFNARNNEASKNILYNSLTQYPDLKEFHHNLQFLCLLDAFSRTEIDATHSNSNNTSGHLETSTSSSNNTNTNTASGTIDLFRYFTELSGCIKQYFEDSSLNLNIATNLNNRFGIYILDSDNETILAKIGFEKALDPKQRLYEYVYSKETKCWINGSPKNYTTGVKLVMELNEHNKSKVGDSVDSFFPKDYIPSEVILAFEKVPEESDFDQASISTLLSKHELNYRIKTINDFTATLIKIKKFDISNSNIELLHEILRWIIWVKYVFKPLIKIINSFNEFPNEAIPNINSSFGRRRRSSTLNKRPSITEATMLKEQGLQQYNLHEIIAEPAIQEESAPDSSFISNSDDILMSDAAELDFGPIIENRTTAKEENEDLLQLVLSEDHILLDNKLSCSLYDDFEKWNSFIEDFQKYVKK, encoded by the coding sequence ATGGCAGTTGATTCTTATGTGCAAACACTTGGTGAGATAGTTGAGCTTTTTAAAGAGTACAAGCCGGGCTCTATTACGCTTGATAATATAACAAAATTATGTCAAACTCTAGGATTAGAATCTTTTACTGAAGAGATTGATTCGGAAGTGTCAAGACTATCCACTGCATCTAAGATTATTGTGATagatattgattttaataacaatgaagaaagagtTAAGGACGTAAAATTGGTTTTGGCTTCAAGTTTTGATGACTTCGATTATTTTAATGCAAGAAACAATGAAGCtagtaaaaatattttgtacaATTCATTGACCCAGTATCCTGATTTAAAAGAATTCCATCATAATCTACAATTTTTATGTCTATTAGATGCCTTCTCAAGAACAGAAATAGATGCAACTCatagtaatagtaataacacTTCGGGGCATTTGGAGACATCCACTTCCAGTAGTAATAACACCAATACGAACACTGCATCTGGTACTATCGATCTCTTTAGATATTTTACAGAATTAAGTGGTTGTATCAAGCAATATTTTGAGGATTCATCCCTGAATTTAAATATAGCAACAAATCTGAACAATAGATTTGGAATCTATATCCTGGATTCTGACAATGAAACAATATTGGCAAAAATCggttttgaaaaagctCTAGATCCAAAGCAACGATTATACGAATATGTTTACTCGAAAGAAACCAAATGCTGGATAAATGGATCTCCCAAAAATTATACAACTGGGGTCAAGTTGGTTATGGAATTGAATGAACATAATAAATCTAAAGTGGGAGATTCTGTAGACTCATTTTTCCCTAAGGATTACATTCCTTCTGAAGTCATTTTGGCATTTGAGAAAGTGCCTGAGGAAAGCGATTTCGATCAGGCTTCTATTTCTACCCTGCTCAGTAAACATGAGTTAAATTATAGGATTAAAACCATCAATGATTTTACCGCAACtctaataaaaataaaaaagttCGACATTAGCAATAGTAACATTGAATTACTTCATGAGATACTTCGTTGGATAATTTGGGTAAAATACGTTTTCAAACCattaataaagataataaatagttttaatgaatttcCAAATGAAGCAATTCCAAATATCAATAGTTCTTTCGGCAGAAGAAGACGATCATCGACATTAAATAAAAGGCCCAGTATCACGGAAGCTACCATGCTGAAAGAGCAAGGCCTTCAGCAATATAACTTACATGAGATTATTGCAGAGCCTGCCATTCAAGAGGAATCAGCACCCGACTCATCTTTCATTAGTAATAGTGATGACATTCTGATGAGCGATGCAGCAGAATTAGATTTTGGCCCAATTATAGAAAACAGAACGACGGcgaaagaagaaaatgaggaTTTGTTGCAACTTGTTTTAAGTGAGGATCACATTTTGTTGGATAATAAGCTAAGTTGTTCACTTTATGACGATTTTGAGAAGTGGAATAGCTTCATAGAGGATTTCCAAAAATATgtaaaaaaatag
- the UBA3 gene encoding NEDD8-activating protein UBA3 (similar to Saccharomyces cerevisiae UBA3 (YPR066W); ancestral locus Anc_3.356) produces the protein MECNVLILGAGGLGCEILKNLVMLNVSHIHIIDMDTIELTNLNRQFLFNDNDIGKPKSLVASEYIEREFNVPVQHFVGDLTHLDEEFYKQFDFIISGLDSIQPRRFINEMIIRIAKATSFQKCITLIDGGMEGLKGHIKTIIPGITACWECSLSTLPNKDASQDMVPMCTIVNNPRNLQHVIEYVINVMVPVDKLNLDDSRDTKLLFDECMKRAQNFSIDTTELTVSYMLGIIKRIIPSVSTMNAMVAAGCCNELVKIYHDLIVIDEKTGSLKSNNFTVINGSSGCYSYSFQFERLPDCTVCSDL, from the coding sequence ATGGAATGTAATGTCTTGATATTAGGTGCTGGTGGGTTGGGCTGTGAaatactgaaaaatttggtcATGCTAAATGTTTCTCACATTCACATCATCGATATGGATACCATCgaattgacaaatttaAACAGACAATTCTTatttaatgataatgatattgGGAAGCCAAAATCTTTAGTCGCATCGGAGTATATTGAGAGAGAATTCAATGTGCCTGTGCAACATTTTGTGGGGGATCTAACTCACTTAGACGAAGAGTTCTATAAGCAGTTCGATTTCATCATATCTGGATTAGATTCTATCCAACCTCGTAGGttcattaatgaaatgatTATAAGAATAGCGAAGGCTAcaagttttcaaaaatgtatAACTCTCATTGACGGTGGAATGGAAGGTTTGAAAGGGCATATCAAGACGATAATACCGGGGATTACTGCATGCTGGGAATGTTCATTGTCAACACTGCCGAATAAGGACGCATCACAGGACATGGTACCGATGTGTACTATTGTTAACAATCCAAGAAATCTTCAGCACGTTATAGAGTATGTCATTAATGTAATGGTACCTGTAGACAAATTGAACCTAGATGATTCAAGGGACACGAAACTTCTCTTCGACGAATGCATGAAAAGAGCTCAAAATTTCAGCATAGATACCACTGAATTAACTGTCAGTTATATGCTTGGAATAATCAAGAGGATTATACCCAGTGTTAGCACAATGAATGCCATGGTAGCTGCTGGTTGTTGCAATGAGCTAGTCAAGATATATCATGATCTAATAGTCATCGATGAAAAAACCGGCTCTTTAAAATCGAATAATTTTACAGTCATCAACGGCTCGAGTGGATGTTACAGTTATAGCTTCCAGTTTGAAAGATTACCAGATTGTACCGTGTGTTCAGATCTTTGA
- the CYC8 gene encoding transcription regulator CYC8 (similar to Saccharomyces cerevisiae CYC8 (YBR112C); ancestral locus Anc_3.367) gives MNQGIPSSAIMTQRKLQQQQQPMKMDSTQNNNANATSQSVVPTAALDPLTQSTAETWLSIASLAETLGDADRAAMAYDATLQYNQNSTKALTSLAHLYRSRDMFQRAAELYERAVTINPELSDVWATLGHCYLMLDDLQRAYNSYQQALYHLSNPNVPKLWHGIGILYDRYGSLDYAEEAFAKVLELDPQFEKANEIYFRLGIIYKHQGKWNQALECFRYILPQPPAPLQEWDIWFQLGSVLESMNEWQGAKEAYEHVLLQNDNHAKVLQQLGCLYGMNNVQFYDPQKALNYLLKSLEVDPSDATTWYHLGRVHMIRSDYTAAYDAFQQAVNRDSRNPIFWCSIGVLYYQISQYRDALDAYTRAIRLNPYISEVWYDLGTLYETCNNQLTDALDAYRQASRLDPDNVHIKKRLEALTQQLSQQQTQQQQQQQQIQNPPVMLQPTLQSNDQSNPLNNRPTSVYNTVNGAPTAQLQQQQQPVMPQPQGQMSQIRNNQIPQQPLPQQMTIKLNNINEPASVPQQLVNQPQLHQQLQPPPQVPQQQILSQPQVPQQQILSQPQVQPQVVAVPVPATTQMTAPPPVEQPVPKEVEVTQKSQTPAALPVAQPTVDATATAPESSSQPKIEEPQQEASEQQKAASVEAPVEAPVEAPVAKETMPATAPNPEAAVSPVQPAASPSPVVTETAAEPAPEVSEVAPTTDAASTVPAEESKEAPTAEQSTIEASVTAEKSHTPVPAPIVTEEPVSNEPAAVPEETSHTAVPVPSTAVEEPAKPESPSSIPQKRPIDDEEKKNETPSNEVATKEENDEPESKKLKNATDENAKEEEASEETVIKPSDEEIEKLKEEAKLREEKEKELTELENGTDEQKDNVEIKEDVVRQVEEDENYDD, from the coding sequence ATGAATCAAGGTATACCCTCCTCTGCAATTATGACACAACGAAAattacaacaacaacaacaacctATGAAAATGGATTCCACACAAAATAACAACGCCAATGCTACTAGTCAATCTGTCGTACCAACAGCTGCTTTAGACCCACTTACTCAATCAACAGCTGAAACTTGGTTATCAATAGCCTCTTTGGCTGAAACTTTAGGCGACGCCGATAGAGCAGCAATGGCTTATGACGCAACTTTACAATACAATCAGAACTCAACAAAAGCTTTGACTTCTTTGGCTCATCTTTATCGTTCAAGAGATATGTTTCAAAGAGCTGCAGAGTTATACGAAAGAGCAGTAACAATAAATCCAGAATTATCTGACGTATGGGCTACACTAGGTCATTGTTATCTAATGTTAGATGATTTACAAAGAGCTTATAATTCTTACCAACAAGCCCTCTACCATCTTTCAAACCCTAATGTACCGAAATTATGGCATGGTATTGGTATTCTTTACGATAGATATGGATCCTTAGACTATGCTGAAGAAGCCTTCGCAAAAGTACTAGAATTAGATCCACAATTCGAAAAGgcaaatgaaatttatttcaGATTAGGTATCATCTATAAACATCAAGGTAAATGGAATCAAGCTTTAGAATGTTTCAGATATATCTTGCCACAACCTCCAGCTCCTCTACAAGAATGGGATATTTGGTTCCAATTGGGTTCTGTCTTAGAAAGTATGAATGAATGGCAAGGTGCAAAAGAAGCTTATGAACATgtattattacaaaatgataatCACGCTAAAGTATTACAACAATTAGGTTGTCTGTATGGAATGAACAACGTACAATTTTATGATCCTCAAAAAGCTTTAAATTATCTACTCAAATCGTTGGAAGTCGACCCTTCAGATGCAACAACTTGGTATCATTTAGGTAGAGTCCACATGATCAGAAGTGATTACACCGCAGCTTATGATGCTTTCCAACAAGCTGTCAATAGAGATTCAAGAAATCCAATATTTTGGTGTTCTATCGGTGTTCTTTACTACCAAATATCTCAATACAGAGACGCTTTGGACGCCTATACAAGAGCTATCAGATTGAATCCATACATTAGTGAAGTATGGTACGATCTTGGTACCTTATACGAAACTTGTAACAATCAATTGACTGATGCCTTAGATGCTTATAGACAAGCTTCAAGATTAGATCCAGACAACGTTcatatcaagaaaagattagaaGCTCTAACACAACAATTATCTCAACAACAAActcaacagcaacagcaacagcaacaaatACAAAATCCACCAGTTATGCTACAACCAACTTTACAATCAAATGATCAATCAAACCCACTAAATAATAGACCTACATCAGTCTACAATACTGTTAACGGTGCCCCAACTGCTCAACtacaacagcaacaacaacctGTCATGCCCCAACCACAAGGTCAAATGTCCCAAATTagaaataatcaaattCCACAACAACCATTACCCCAACAGATgacaataaaattgaataatattaatgaaCCAGCTTCCGTGCCCCAACAACTTGTAAATCAACCACAGTTGCACCAACAACTTCAACCACCACCACAGGTACCACAACAACAGATACTGTCACAACCACAGGTACCACAACAACAGATACTGTCGCAACCACAGGTACAACCACAGGTTGTAGCAGTACCTGTACCAGCAACTACCCAAATGACTGCTCCTCCTCCTGTAGAACAACCTGTACCAAAAGAAGTCGAAGTAACTCAAAAGTCTCAAACTCCTGCAGCTTTACCTGTCGCACAACCTACAGTAGATGCAACTGCCACTGCACCAGAATCCTCTTCTCAACctaaaattgaagaaccACAACAAGAGGCTTCGGAACAGCAGAAAGCTGCGTCTGTAGAAGCACCTGTTGAAGCACCTGTTGAAGCACCTGTTGCTAAGGAAACGATGCCTGCTACTGCACCCAACCCTGAAGCAGCAGTGTCGCCAGTTCAGCCAGCTGCATCTCCTTCCCCAGTGGTCACCGAGACAGCCGCCGAACCAGCTCCTGAAGTTTCAGAAGTCGCGCCTACTACAGATGCTGCATCAACGGTACCAGCTGAAGAATCTAAGGAAGCTCCAACTGCAGAACAAAGTACGATAGAGGCTTCTGTCACTGCTGAAAAAAGTCATACTCCGGTACCTGCTCCAATTGTAACCGAAGAACCTGTATCTAATGAACCAGCCGCTGTACCAGAGGAAACTAGTCATACTGCAGTACCCGTGCCCTCTACGGCAGTGGAAGAACCGGCAAAACCTGAAAGTCCTTCAAGCATACCTCAGAAGAGaccaattgatgatgaagaaaaaaagaacgAAACACCATCAAATGAAGTTGCTACtaaagaggaaaatgaTGAACCGGAATCTAAAAAACTGAAGAATGCTACCGATGAAAATGctaaggaagaagaagccaGTGAAGAAACAGTCATAAAGCcaagtgatgaagaaattgaaaagctgaaagaagaagcaaaacTAAGGGAAGAGAAGGAAAAAGAGTTAACAGAACTAGAAAATGGTACGGATGAACAAAAAGATAACGTcgaaatcaaagaagacGTTGTTAGACAAGTAGAAGAGGACGAAAACTATGACGATTAA
- the KAFR0H00910 gene encoding uncharacterized protein (similar to Saccharomyces cerevisiae YBR108W; ancestral locus Anc_3.359) encodes MSSFWANNKDSIKKGFATATKKTYEGTKYVAKSGYNAGKKGLHKSDNSVSTTSEHDTKHSNSYTNSHSEPHSTATSALDKGNIESHSSQTTNTTNAAYPYNQQSTLSFNNNTTPAMIQNAGQQPPHSYPSYTQQTDAQSQYSPYPAVPVNQLQSQPQPSLNQPQPLSAYQQTSNVNQDTITTQSGQAAMHGQKFVETATTPLYISPFNIADLSPPPVHRDRGKTKVVQSPKDDIPDEEKEDIVSSKKRNSTMSHASIPTDRSDETSLVDFQNPAKVPSKKPQQGELLPLSHSMSSQTKMNAYGDSTTVPRRNHENGRSRNGSTSRNYTDVDSDENSSPLPPKSKXXLKVSNNSNSPVIEFKEHMRHNSFDGSLEWGSCDTDDANPPPLPPKPHKIAASKPIPPAVPKNRKERSPVYRTQLKEDFSGELPENRNIKKNVPILKPKPSNFQRTSMACSNDDISDSFSKLTLRKVNDPREPPVVPRKKESLRLVPPAIPKKKIL; translated from the coding sequence ATGAGTAGTTTTTGGGCAAATAACAAGGATTCGATCAAGAAAGGGTTCGCAACTGCGACCAAGAAAACATATGAAGGAACTAAATACGTCGCTAAATCAGGTTATAATGCTGGAAAGAAAGGCCTGCATAAGAGCGACAACAGCGTGTCGACTACTTCTGAACATGATACTAAACACAGTAACTCATATACTAATTCTCACTCAGAACCCCACAGTACGGCTACTTCTGCATTGGATAAGGGTAATATTGAAAGTCATAGTTCACAAACTACGAACACAACTAATGCAGCATATCCATATAATCAGCAGTCCACATTatcatttaataataatacgACCCCGGCAATGATACAAAATGCAGGACAACAGCCTCCTCATAGTTATCCTAGCTATACACAACAAACGGATGCCCAGTCGCAATATTCTCCGTACCCAGCTGTACCTGTAAATCAGCTGCAATCTCAACCTCAACCTTCGTTGAATCAGCCTCAGCCACTAAGTGCATATCAACAGACAAGTAACGTAAATCAAGATACCATAACAACTCAATCAGGACAGGCAGCTATGCATGGTCAAAAATTCGTGGAGACTGCCACCACCCCATTATACATTTCACCTTTTAATATTGCAGACTTATCACCTCCTCCTGTGCATCGTGACAGAGGGAAAACTAAGGTTGTTCAAAGCCCAAAAGATGATATAcctgatgaagaaaaggagGATATAGTTTCTTCcaagaaaaggaattctACAATGTCTCATGCATCAATACCCACAGACAGAAGCGATGAAACGAGCTTGGTTGATTTCCAAAATCCAGCGAAAGTACCCTCAAAGAAACCTCAGCAAGGTGAGCTGCTGCCACTTTCACATTCGATGTCGTCacaaacaaaaatgaatgCATATGGGGATAGCACTACCGTTCCAAGACGTAATCATGAAAATGGCAGATCAAGGAATGGGTCGACATCTCGAAACTATACTGACGTCGACTCGGATGAAAATTCATCGCCATTGCCTCCTAAAAGCAAATGNNNATTGAAGGTATCAAATAATTCGAATTCTCCTGTTATAGAATTTAAGGAACATATGCGCCataattcttttgatgGATCTCTTGAATGGGGCAGTTGTGACACAGATGATGCAAATCCACCACCTCTACCACCGAAACCTCATAAAATAGCAGCCAGTAAGCCAATTCCACCAGCCGTTCCAAAAAATAGAAAGGAGCGTAGTCCAGTGTATAGAACACAGCTAAAGGAAGACTTTTCAGGTGAACTGCCAGAAAATCGCaacatcaaaaaaaatgtacCAATATTAAAACCGAAgccatcaaattttcaacgAACTTCAATGGCATGCAGCAATGATGATATATCCGATAGCTTCTCTAAGTTAACTTTAAGAAAAGTTAATGATCCCAGGGAGCCTCCTGTAGTGCCAAGGAAGAAGGAGTCACTAAGATTGGTCCCACCTGCTAtcccaaaaaaaaagattctTTGA
- the ISA2 gene encoding Isa2p (similar to Saccharomyces cerevisiae ISA2 (YPR067W); ancestral locus Anc_3.357), which translates to MSQLQAFKSIAGLVVRSGATTRLGLPKYRVFIRRNLTTPSQVGSQDVMDNKALIQPQKIINKPSDLNLAISARAAWRLAQIYDASKEILKVGVESGGCHGYQYNLNLVPDSDTAHLVQKEKIDEFDDDNVKNVVFILPNGEGKIVIDENSLKILNNTTLEYTTELIGSSFKIANGQLKSSCGCGSSFDLDM; encoded by the coding sequence ATGAGTCAGTTGCAGGCATTCAAAAGCATAGCGGGATTAGTGGTGCGCAGTGGGGCCACAACAAGATTAGGGTTACCCAAGTATCGTGTATTTATACGAAGGAACTTGACAACGCCGTCACAGGTCGGGAGTCAAGATGTGATGGATAATAAGGCATTGATACAACCACAAAAGATAATCAACAAGCCTTCTGACCTGAATTTAGCCATATCTGCTCGTGCGGCCTGGAGGTTGGCCCAAATATATGATGCCAGTAAGGAGATATTGAAAGTTGGTGTTGAAAGTGGTGGTTGCCATGGTTATCAGTACAATTTAAATTTAGTTCCAGATTCTGATACTGCACATTTGGTGCAGAAGGAGAAAATCGAcgaatttgatgatgacaATGTCAAAAACGTGGTTTTCATACTACCCAACGGTGAAGGGAAAATTGTCATAGATGAGAACTcactcaaaattttgaataatacTACTCTAGAATACACTACAGAATTGATCGGATCAAGTTTCAAGATAGCAAATGGACAACTAAAGAGTAGTTGTGGTTGTGGTAGTAGTTTTGACTTGGATATGTAG
- the HOS1 gene encoding histone deacetylase (similar to Saccharomyces cerevisiae HOS1 (YPR068C); ancestral locus Anc_3.362), whose amino-acid sequence MTKLIIAASSWQSQVADLLPCNNYKKSQLTYSLLRAYGLFEYFDYIIELPKCSKPELLDFHPREYVDVLMHPDFNFVLPYDNDEATWNHLNHVAFDWKNTHTDEQLVEKFEINVCQSRDKLFELFEELSDSTLEPKSNPKKRLASDLLLEEQNVASDRITDLVSAETRQLFNLEGDCPIFSYLPMYLQVTTGATLSLSKFLVPNSKDRTICINWDGGRHHASKKKASGFCYINDIVLLIQRMRKNGFKKITYLDFDLHHGDGVEKAFQFSKSIQTISLHLFETGFFPGTGGLSNKGSRDLIDIPLSHGLTDDYLFELVKQIIIPAIDLHAAEAIVLQCGGDGLSGDKFNEWQLTIKGLTQCIIDVIGKFSDCQIVLLGGGGYNELLVSRFYTYLTWKVVQKYSTLLEENKSIISDDDTELVVEHEYIEMYANEHYKFWIYEIEGSSKHRILKDYNEPGSIERFKRHYGLCNEDG is encoded by the coding sequence ATGACCAAACTGATAATTGCGGCTTCATCATGGCAATCACAGGTAGCAGATTTGTTACCGTGCAATAACTACAAGAAATCCCAATTAACGTATTCTTTGTTAAGGGCTTACggattatttgaatattttgactATATCATCGAACTTCCCAAATGTTCCAAGCCTGAGCTGCTAGACTTTCATCCTAGGGAGTATGTGGATGTCCTTATGCACCCagatttcaatttcgtATTGCCGTATGATAATGACGAAGCAACATGGAATCATCTCAACCATGTGGCTTTTGATTGGAAAAATACCCATACAGACGAGCAATtggttgaaaaatttgaaattaacgTGTGTCAATCGAGAGATaaactttttgaattgTTTGAAGAACTCTCTGATTCGACATTGGAGCCCAAAAGCAATCCCAAGAAGAGATTAGCATCTGATCTTCTTCTAGAGGAACAGAATGTGGCTAGTGACAGAATTACTGACTTGGTGTCAGCCGAAACAAGACAACTTTTCAACTTAGAAGGAGATTGtccaatattttcttactTACCAATGTATCTACAAGTCACTACTGGTGCTACTTTATCACTGTCAAAGTTTTTGGTACCAAACTCAAAGGACAGAACTATATGTATAAATTGGGATGGTGGAAGACATCACGCctcaaaaaagaaagcaaGTGGGTTTTGCTATATTAACGATATAGTACTACTTATCCAACGTATGAGGAAAAATGggttcaaaaaaattaccTATTTGGATTTTGATCTCCATCATGGTGATGGTGTGGAGAAAGCCTTTCAATTCTCAAAATCAATACAGACAATTTCATTACATCTATTCGAAACAGGCTTCTTTCCAGGAACAGGTGGATTAAGTAATAAAGGATCCCGTGACCTTATAGATATACCATTATCTCATGGATTAACTGACGATTACCTTTTTGAATTAGTGAAGCAAATAATCATTCCAGCAATAGATTTACACGCAGCTGAAGCTATTGTATTACAATGTGGTGGTGACGGCCTATCTGGTGACAAATTTAACGAATGGCAGTTGACTATTAAAGGTCTTACACAGTGTATAATCGATGTGATTGGGAAATTTTCCGATTGTCAGATTGTTCTTCTTGGTGGCGGAGGGTACAACGAGTTATTAGTCAGTAGGTTCTATACTTACTTAACCTGGAAAGTCGTCCAGAAATATTCCACTTTATTGGAAGAGAACAAATCCATTATTTCAGACGATGATACAGAACTTGTAGTGGAACATGAATATATCGAGATGTATGCAAACGAACACTATAAATTCTGGATATATGAGATAGAAGGCAGCTCCAAACACCGTATTCTCAAGGACTACAACGAACCAGGATCTATAGAGCGGTTTAAGAGACATTACGGATTATGTAATGAGGACGGTTGA